Below is a genomic region from Azoarcus sp. KH32C.
ACTCGTCGCTGATCCTGCTCCTCGGTGCCGCCTTCACGCGTGCGCATCTGGAAGCGCGGGGGCGCCCGGTGCGCCCGCGCATCACGGCCGTGCGCGTGCATCGTGAGCTGATGCAGGATTCCTGATCAGGCGATGTGCTCCCATAGCGTGGTCTCTTCCTCGAAGCGGTCCAGCTCCAGCCCCTCGAAATCCGCCCGTGCGACGATCGCGACCACCTTGCCGTTCCTGACGACGGGCAGGTGGCGGAAACCGCCGTCGTTCATCAGGCGCAGGGCGTCGATCGCGTGCGCATCGGGTGGAATCGTCACCGGCTTGTGAGTCATCACATCGTCGAGCTTGGTGTGGGCGGCGTCGGCCTCGTTGCCCAGCATCCGGACCGCGTCGCGTCCGGTGAAGATGCCGAGCAGATGGTGGGCACGATCGGCGACCAGCACCGCTCCGACGTGGCGGTCGCACATCCGTTCGCAAGCAAGCTTCACGCTCGCATCCGGCGGCAACATCAGCGGGTCCTGGTCCTGGACGATGTCGGAAATGAAGCGATTGGTCATGGTGGTCCTCTCTTGCCGTGGCTCCCCCAAGCCCTCCCTGTGAAGCTTTCAATGTAGCAGCTGATTGCGACTAATTCTTCCCGCTTGTCGAGGAGTGGAAGCCCATAACGACGCCGGGCCCGGACTGCGCGGGACTTCCGGCACGTGCTGGGCAAGCGTCAAATGCCATGTCATGATCAGCGCCCGTTGCGAGCCGATCCGACTGCATGATGACGAAGCGCAAACTCTACCGTGGCAGCGACACGCGCCGCGCCCAGAACATTGCCGAACTGCGGGCGATGGCGGCGGCGCGCGTGCCGAACTTCTGCTTCGAATACCTCGAAGGTGGGGCGGACGACGAGCTGACGCTGCGGCGCAATCGCAGCAGCTACGACGCGATCACGCTGCTGCCGCACACGCTGGTGGATGTGTCGGAGCGCGACCTGGGCTGCGAGCTCTTCGGTTCGCGCATCGCGATGCCGATGGTGATCGCGCCGACCGGCTTCAACGGGCTGCTGTCGCACGAAGGCGACCTGATGCTCGCCGAGGCGGCGCGCGAGGCCGGCATCCCGATGTGCCAGAGCATGGTGTCGACGGTCGAACTCGAACGCCTCGCGGCAACGGGCGTGCGCCACTGGATGCAGATCTATCCCTTCAAGGATCGCGACAACATCGCGAAGATCGTGAAGCGTGCCGAGCGCGCGGGCTCGGAGGCGATCGTGCTGACCACCGACGTTGCGCTCTTCGGCAACCGCGAATGGGACCGCCGCAATTACCGTGCGCCGATGAAGCTTGACGCCGCGAACCTGCTGCACGTCGCGATGTCCCCGCGCTGGGTGTGGGACGTGCTCGTGCCGCACGGCATGCCGCGCTTCAAGAATCTCGGCGACTTCCTGCCTCCGGGCCAGGACAGCGCGCGCAATGCCGCGACTTTCCTGTCCAAGCAGATGGATCCGTCGCTCAACTGGCGGGACGTGCAATGGCTGCGCGACCTGTGGCCGCGCAAGCTGATCGTCAAGGGCATCCTGTTGCCGTCCGACGCCTTGCGTGCCCGCGAGATGGGCGTCGACGGCATCGTCGTCACGAACCACGGCGGCCGTCAGCTCGACGGCTGCCCCGCGCCGATCGAGGTGTTGCCGCAGATCCGTGAGGCGGTAGGGCCAGGGATGACGGTCATCATCGATAGTGGTTTGCGCCGCGGCAGCGATTTCGTCAAGGCGCGGGCGCTGGGCGCGGATGCGGCGATGACGGGACGGGCGACGCTCTATGGTCTCGCGGCCGGCGGAAAACCGGGCGTACTGCGGGCGCTGGAGATCCTGCGCACTGAAATCGACCGCACGCTGGGCCTGCTCGGCTGCCCCGTGCTCGGCGAGGTCGGCGCGGACTTCGTGCGCGCGCCGGCCTGCCGGCTTTGAGGCTATGGTGTGCCTTCAGGAATTAATTATCGGGAGCCGGAATGCCATCGGACGAACGTTTCATCCGTGCGGCTTCTTTGATCGAACAGGCGGACGGGCTGCTGATCACCGCCGGCGCCGGTTTGGGCGTGGATTCCGGCCTGCCGGATTTTCGCGGAAGTCAGGGGCTATGGCAGGCCTACCCGGCACTCGGGCGGGCGCGGATGCATTTTCAGGAAATCGCCTGCCCGGATGCGTTCCGGGAACACCCCGAGCTGGCGTGGGGCTTCTATGGCCATCGGCTGAAACTGTATCGGGAGACGCAACCGGGGCCGGCTTTCGGCATCCTGCAGGCGATCGCGAGCCGCCTGCCCGCAGGGGCATTCGTTTTCACAAGCAACGTCGATGGCCAGTTTCAGAAGGCCGGATTCGATCCGCTGCGCATCCTGGAATGCCACGGTTCCATCCACCACCTGCAATGCATGAATGGCTGCACGAACGCGATCTGGCCGGCGGACGGCTTCACGCCCGAGGTCGATGACGACGCCTGCCGGCTGACGAACGCAATGCCCCGGTGCCCGCGCTGTCATGGGCTCGCGCGCCCGAACATCCTGATGTTCGGCGATTGGGAATGGATCGAGGATCGGACGCACGAGCAGGAGGTCCGGCTCGGCACTTGGCGCCGCAGGCTCGATCGCCTCGTCGTGATCGAAATCGGCGCGGGGACGGCGATCCCGTCCGTGCGCCTCTTCGGCGAGCGGCAGGACGCGCCGCTGATCCGGATCAATCCGACGGAAGCGAAAACGTCGAGCGAGCGCGGCGTGTCGCTGCCGATGACGGGCGCGGAGGCGATGCGCGGCATCGCCTCGGAGCTGGCCGGAACCGGTTTCCTGGAAGCCTGAATGCTGCGGCGTCAGCGCGCGATCGACACGACCTGCCCGGTACGTGAGTCGACGATCGCGCTCGGGCCGGCCGGCGCATAGTACCGGCCATCCTGCCCAACGTAGCCCGGTCCGACCGGCGTATACACCTGGCCGCTCTGCACATCCACGGCGAGCCCTGAATTCGATGCCGGTTCACATCCGTACACGACGGCCCGGTCGTTGATCCAGCAGGACCTTCCATCCCGTGTCTGCACTCGCGAATCCGCCAGTGCCGACAACGAAAAGGCCGCGGCGACGGCGGCAAGGAGCAGGAGTCGGAGTCGGAGTCGCATGATTCACCTCCCTTGCGGCTTGTTGATCCCTATACCCGAAACATAGGGGGCGAGCGCGGCGGAGGAAACGGAAAAAAGGCCCTGTCCCAACAGGATATTTGTCATGCCCGGGGGCAGGAATGCGCGGCCCGCGGCTACACCGTGGCTACTCGATATGCATAAAGCAAAAAGCCCGACGGGGTGTCGGGCTATTCACTAGTGATCGCGCTGGTGCCGGCAACAGGAATCGAACCCGTGACCTACCGCTTACAAGTCTGCAATAAGCCACGTTTGTCGGGGATAGACGAGCGGCGACAAACTGGCTGAAAGCAGCGCCAACAAAGGGAAATTACCGAATGGTGTAGCAGTTGTGGAATAGACCGGAATAGACGAAAATCACATTCATTCGTTCCCCAGTCGTTCCCCGAGGAGCACGCCATGCCCCGCCAGCGCCTGACCCTTCCCCGCATCGCCGCCTTCAATCCGAAGACCGAGGGATTCCTTTGGGATGAGGACATGCCGCGTCTTGCAGTGCGAGTCCGGCCCTCTGGTGCGAAGTCGTTTATCTTCAAAGGAACGCTGAATTACCGGGATATCCGCATCACTCTCGGCAGCACCGAGGCATGGACGATTGAAGCTGCACGCGAGGAGGCTCGGCGGTTCCAGCGGATGATTGATAAGGGGATAGACCCCCGAGAAGCGCTGAAGGAAGAGGAAGCGAACCGGGTAGCTGAAGTCGCCGCCCGCACTGCGGCCGTCGAAGCCGCCGAACGTGAAGCCGAGCGCTCTAAGACGCCTGCTATTGAAGCGTGGAATGTGTATGTCGAAGCGCGTCGGCCCGATTGGGGTGAGCGGCACCTGAAAAACCATCAGTTGTTCGCGACTGCTGGCGGCAAACCGAAGGGAAGAGGCCGGCGGCCGGGGGAGGGCGACGCAACGCAGGCAGGCCCGCTGCACGACCTGCTTTCCCGCCCACTTGGAGAGCTTGACGCCCTTGCGGTGAAGGCGTGGCTGGAGGCGAATAAGGGGAGGCGTCCGACATGGACTGCGCAAGCCTACCGGGCCCTGCGCACCTTTATCGGCTGGTGTGGCGAGCATCCCGAATACCGGCATTACATCCATGCCGACGCCTGCACTCAGAAAGTAGTGCGAAATAGCGTTTCTGCCTCAAAGCCAAAGGATGATTGCCTCCAGCGCGAACAGTTGCCGCTGTGGTTCCAGTATGTCCGCAAGCTGCCGAATCCGGTCCATGCTGGCTATCTGCAGGCCCTGTTGCTGACTGGCGCACGCCGTGAAGAGCTGGCCGGCTTGCAGTGGGAGGACGTGGATTTCCAGTGGAAGAGCATCACCATTCGCGACAAGGTGGAAGGCACTCGCACGATTCCGCTGACGCCGTATGTCGCTTCTCTGCTTCGCGACCTTAAGGCGCGGAACGATACCCCGCCGCGCGAATACCGCATCCTGCATGGCAAGCGAATCAAGAACGACCTGGAGAACTGGAAGGCCTCGCCGTGGGTATTCAGTAGCCCCAAGGCTGCATCGGGTCGGATTCAAGAGCCGCGCATCGGGCATAACAAGGCTCTAACTGCCGCTGGTCTGCCGGCGTTGTCGCTTCACGGTCTGCGCCGTTCATTCGGCACGCTCTGCGAATGGGTGGAATGTCCGGCTGGCATCAGTGCGCAAATCATGGGGCACAAGCCTAGCGCACTTGCTGAGAAACATTACCGCCGTCGCCCTCTCGACCTTCTGCGTATGTGGCACACCAAGATTGAGGGCTGGATTCTGGAACAGGCCGGCATTGAGCAGCCGCGCCAGGAAGAGGTCGTGCCCGCGCTGCGGGTGGTGGCGAACTGAGCATCACCGCGTCGGGACAGAGGCAAGATGGAAGACCGACCAAGTGCGCGGGGGAATTGCTTCCTCTCTACCTGAGAAAATCTGAGTTTTGCCGCGCCTAGGACGGCCATCCGAAAACGGGGAAACCTTCGCCCCGCTGGCGCGGCACCCAACGAAGGAGCGCAAGAAGGAGCGCATCGTATGAGCAAAGTAACCAAGGCCCCGCCGCCCATCTCGCCGGTTTCCGGCCGTGGTGGTGCATTCGTCAGGCGAAGGCCGGCGGCAACGCCCCCGAAATGGGAGTGGTGGGCACGGCTGGGAAATGTTCTTCCGTGGGAGGCCGCCGCCCTGTTTGTCGGCATTGAGCCGGGAAGTGTGAATCAATGGCAACGCGAGACATTCCCCGACGACGACACCTTTGAGCGTTTCGAGTGGTACTGCCGCATCATCAAATCGAAAACCCCGGCGACTGGGCATTCCAGCCCGTGCGCGAACCTGTCCGCCCTCGCATCGTGGGCGCTGTCCGAAGGGCTGGGCATCCCCGACGAGCTGCGCCGCATGGCGGTTGCCGCCCCCTGCGTAGCAGAGGCCGCGCCGCCGACTGGGACGCCCTCGCCCGATGCGACTGCACGCCCCGAGGAGGTGCCCGCCGCGCCGCCGGCATCGAGCGCCAGAGCGGCGACCGAGTACGCAACGACTGCACGCATTTGCGAGGCTTTCCCACACCCCAAAACCGTGAAGCCGCAGAACTGGGAAACAGGCCGATTTTTGAGCGATTGCCCGGCGTGGCTGAAGTCCGCCAGGGTATCAGCAGGAAAGCGCGGAGTATCCGCCATGTGGAGCCCCGCGCAGTTTGCGCTTTGCATGGTATCGGAAAGGCATATCAGGAAAGGGCAGGCCGCCACAATAGTTAGCAGGGAGTTCCCCGCGTGGCTTGACGAGTGGGAGCGCATCACCGAATTTCTCGAATGACTTACCGGCATGCTGCGCCGGTAATCTTGCCGGCACGAAAGCCTAGAAGCCGCGCCAGCACTGGGAGTTGCTGCCGGCGGTAAGCAGGCCGCGCATTGCCGGTAATCAGGCTGTGTCTCGTCACATAGAGAGACGAGGGCACACAGCCATGCACCAGACGATTCAAACCGCTACGCTCGCCAAGGCGACTGACCGCAAGCCCGCTAGCATCCGCACTGCCGTATGGCGTAACGGCCATTTCTGCGGCATCAAGCCTATCAAGCTGCCGAACGGCCGCCTTCTGTGGCCTGCCGATGCGGTGGAACGCTTGACTGCCGGCGAGGTGGCGTAATGCAAAACGCCCGCCCCCAAACTTCGGAAGCGAGCGCCCTAGACAGCGCCAATTCTAACGCGGAACGGTTCCAAGGGACCGATAACCTCCGCCACCTTCGCGCGCTCGCGCTGCTGCTCCAACGCCCCGCCAAGCGCGAAGAACTCGACCGCGCTGCCGGTTGTAGCAACGGCCCCGAGCTGGTGGCAGAGCTTCGCCGCCGTGGGCTGGCCGTTCCATGTGAGCGAGTGGAAGCCCTCGACCGTGACGGCCGCCTCTGCCGCCCTGGCGTGTACCACCTGACCATCCGCGACCGGCGGAAGATATCCCGCTGGGTTTCCGAGCGTGGCACCCGGCATAGCGGGTTCATTGCGCCCGAGCTTTCCGCGTGGCTGGCGCTACTGGCTGGCCCCGCTGCGGTTGTCTCTACTGCTCTGCTGCGCTCAGTCGGGTGGCTGTGAGGTGGGCGCTATGCACAACGGACACGAAACCGAACGCGCCCGCCACGCACTTTGGAGCCTCGACGCCGGAATCGAGCGCGCCGAATGGGTGCGCACTGGTATGGCCGCGAAGGCTGCCGGACTCCAATTTGAGGACTTCGACGAATGGAGTAGCGGAGCAGGCAACTACGCCGGCAAGGCCGATTGCGCTGCAGTGTGGCGAAGCATCAAGGAGGACGGCGGCATCAAGGCCGGTACCCTGTATGCGATGGCTAAGGCTGCTGGTTGGAGAGATGAGCATGTCACGCAGCAGCAGAGGCCGCACCAGAGGCGCCAGAGCCCCGCGGAAGCCTCGCAGCAGCCCGAGAAAGGCAAGCGGCTGCCCTTCGACGTACAGGTCGCATGGAAAACCGCAGAAGCTGCCAGCGAAGCGCACCCGTACATCGAGAGGAAAAAGGGTAGCGTGACCGGCCTGCGCGTCTATCGCGGCCCGCTGTGCATCGCGGGTCAGCTTGTAGACGGTGCGTTGATGGTGCCCGCCTACGACATGGCTGGCACGCTGCAAACCGTGCAGTTCATCCCCCCTCAAGGAAAGAAACTGAATGCGCCCAGCCTGCCGATGACTGGCGCTTTTGTGGTGGGACGCATCACCTCACCGGGAACCGGGCAAAGGGTCGCAATCGTCGAAGGCATCGGGCAGGCGTGGAGCTGCAACCAAGCCGCCAGCATGCCCGCCGTGGTGGCCTTCGGAGCCAGCCGCATGGAGCAGGTGGCGCGAGCTTTCCGCGAACGCTATCCGGCTGCGCGTCTGGTGCTGGTAGCCGACGCTGGCAAGGAACAACACTGCGCGAACGTGGCAAAGGCGATTGGCGGGGCCGTGGGATGGGTGGAGATGCCCGCCGATTCGCCGCAGAACTTCGACTGCAACGACCTGCACCAGAGGGACGGACTCGACGCGCTCGCCGGCCTGCTGCGCAATCCGAAGATGCATCCGGCACGCTTCGAGCTGCTGACGCCGGCCGATTTGGCGAGCCTGCCGCCTGTGCGCTGGCGCGTGCGCGGTGTCCTACCCGCCGAAGGCATCGCGGCCCTGTACGGCCCGAGCGGAAGCGGGAAATCGTTTCTAACGCTCGACCTGCTGGCGGCCGTGGCCTCCGGCCGGCCGTGGTTTGGCTGTCGGGTGAAGCCTGCCCCGGTGTTGTACGCGGCCCTTGAGGGCGAAGCAGGCATCGCGCAGCGCATTCAGGCGCACCAGACGAAGTATGGCCCGCTACCGGCTGGATTCCGCTTCCTGCTGCAGCCGCTCGACATTCGAAAAGAGGGCGACCGCGCCGACCTTGCAACAGCCGCCCACGCTGCCGGCTGTGTCGGGGGGGTGCTGGTTATCGACACGCTGAACCGCGCCGCGCCGGGAGCCGACGAGAACGACAGCGCCAGCATGGGCGAAATCATCGGCGGGGCGAAGGCGCTACAGGCAGAGCTTGGCGGGCTGGTGCTGCTCGTGCATCACACCGGCAAGGATGCAGCGCGAGGCCTGCGGGGCCATTCGAGCTTGCATGCCGCCCTTGATGCCGCCATCGAGGTAAGCCGCAACGACGACCGGCGGGAGTGGCGCACCAGCAAGAGCAAGGACGGCAACGACGACCAGGGAAACCCGTTCCGGCTTGAAGTGGTGGAGCTTGGCGAGGATGACGACGGAGAGCCGGTTTCGTCGTGTGTCGTGATGCCCGAGGAACCGGCCGGGGATGCTGTGCGCCGGGTGAATCTGCCCTCTGGCGGGAATCAGCGAATCATCCTCGACGGCCTGCGCGAACTGCTGCGGGATTCCAAACGCTTCGGCATGGCGGGCGCGCCGCCTACCCGCCCCTGTCTGGAACTGGAAGAGGCGATAGCAAAGACCCGCGACCGGCTGGCGGTCGAGCCCGACCGAAAGACCGAGCGCACCAGGGCGGCGATTGTCGGGCTGG
It encodes:
- a CDS encoding cyclic nucleotide-binding/CBS domain-containing protein — protein: MTNRFISDIVQDQDPLMLPPDASVKLACERMCDRHVGAVLVADRAHHLLGIFTGRDAVRMLGNEADAAHTKLDDVMTHKPVTIPPDAHAIDALRLMNDGGFRHLPVVRNGKVVAIVARADFEGLELDRFEEETTLWEHIA
- a CDS encoding alpha-hydroxy acid oxidase, with translation MMTKRKLYRGSDTRRAQNIAELRAMAAARVPNFCFEYLEGGADDELTLRRNRSSYDAITLLPHTLVDVSERDLGCELFGSRIAMPMVIAPTGFNGLLSHEGDLMLAEAAREAGIPMCQSMVSTVELERLAATGVRHWMQIYPFKDRDNIAKIVKRAERAGSEAIVLTTDVALFGNREWDRRNYRAPMKLDAANLLHVAMSPRWVWDVLVPHGMPRFKNLGDFLPPGQDSARNAATFLSKQMDPSLNWRDVQWLRDLWPRKLIVKGILLPSDALRAREMGVDGIVVTNHGGRQLDGCPAPIEVLPQIREAVGPGMTVIIDSGLRRGSDFVKARALGADAAMTGRATLYGLAAGGKPGVLRALEILRTEIDRTLGLLGCPVLGEVGADFVRAPACRL
- a CDS encoding Sir2 family NAD-dependent protein deacetylase; the encoded protein is MPSDERFIRAASLIEQADGLLITAGAGLGVDSGLPDFRGSQGLWQAYPALGRARMHFQEIACPDAFREHPELAWGFYGHRLKLYRETQPGPAFGILQAIASRLPAGAFVFTSNVDGQFQKAGFDPLRILECHGSIHHLQCMNGCTNAIWPADGFTPEVDDDACRLTNAMPRCPRCHGLARPNILMFGDWEWIEDRTHEQEVRLGTWRRRLDRLVVIEIGAGTAIPSVRLFGERQDAPLIRINPTEAKTSSERGVSLPMTGAEAMRGIASELAGTGFLEA
- a CDS encoding integrase family protein, with the protein product MPRQRLTLPRIAAFNPKTEGFLWDEDMPRLAVRVRPSGAKSFIFKGTLNYRDIRITLGSTEAWTIEAAREEARRFQRMIDKGIDPREALKEEEANRVAEVAARTAAVEAAEREAERSKTPAIEAWNVYVEARRPDWGERHLKNHQLFATAGGKPKGRGRRPGEGDATQAGPLHDLLSRPLGELDALAVKAWLEANKGRRPTWTAQAYRALRTFIGWCGEHPEYRHYIHADACTQKVVRNSVSASKPKDDCLQREQLPLWFQYVRKLPNPVHAGYLQALLLTGARREELAGLQWEDVDFQWKSITIRDKVEGTRTIPLTPYVASLLRDLKARNDTPPREYRILHGKRIKNDLENWKASPWVFSSPKAASGRIQEPRIGHNKALTAAGLPALSLHGLRRSFGTLCEWVECPAGISAQIMGHKPSALAEKHYRRRPLDLLRMWHTKIEGWILEQAGIEQPRQEEVVPALRVVAN
- a CDS encoding AAA family ATPase, whose translation is MHNGHETERARHALWSLDAGIERAEWVRTGMAAKAAGLQFEDFDEWSSGAGNYAGKADCAAVWRSIKEDGGIKAGTLYAMAKAAGWRDEHVTQQQRPHQRRQSPAEASQQPEKGKRLPFDVQVAWKTAEAASEAHPYIERKKGSVTGLRVYRGPLCIAGQLVDGALMVPAYDMAGTLQTVQFIPPQGKKLNAPSLPMTGAFVVGRITSPGTGQRVAIVEGIGQAWSCNQAASMPAVVAFGASRMEQVARAFRERYPAARLVLVADAGKEQHCANVAKAIGGAVGWVEMPADSPQNFDCNDLHQRDGLDALAGLLRNPKMHPARFELLTPADLASLPPVRWRVRGVLPAEGIAALYGPSGSGKSFLTLDLLAAVASGRPWFGCRVKPAPVLYAALEGEAGIAQRIQAHQTKYGPLPAGFRFLLQPLDIRKEGDRADLATAAHAAGCVGGVLVIDTLNRAAPGADENDSASMGEIIGGAKALQAELGGLVLLVHHTGKDAARGLRGHSSLHAALDAAIEVSRNDDRREWRTSKSKDGNDDQGNPFRLEVVELGEDDDGEPVSSCVVMPEEPAGDAVRRVNLPSGGNQRIILDGLRELLRDSKRFGMAGAPPTRPCLELEEAIAKTRDRLAVEPDRKTERTRAAIVGLVNRRAVELREGWLWLP